Genomic segment of Ruegeria sp. TM1040:
TGAGAGCCTACACACGCCAGTACACCAAAAAGGACAACCGGCTCGCCGCGTTGAACTACTTTGGAACCTTCGTTGTCTATTTTACGAGCCTCTATCTGGCGATTACCTATTCAAATCTATGGTTTGTGATGTGGCCTGCGGGCATTGTTTTTGCCTTCAGCGCCGTGCGGCTTTATGTGCTGCAGCACGACACCGGGCATCATTCTCTCTTTGAAACCCGGGCACAGAACGAATTCGCGGGGCATGTGCTCTCGCCTTTCACCTTCGCTCCCTTTGAGGTGATGAAGCAAAATCACAACCTGCATCACGCCAATGTGGGCAATCTCGAACACCGCGAAACCGGCGAGATCCATACGATGACGGTCGAGGAGTGGAACCGGGCGGGGTTCTTGGAGCGGGTGCTCTACCGGCTCTATCGCAATCCATTTGTGCTGGTGCCCCTCGGTGCGGCGTTCACCTATTTTGTTCGCTACCGCTGGCCCAAAAACACGGTTGAATTCGGCGTTTTTCCGGTGCTCCTGCACAACATCGCCATCATCGCTCTGCTCTATGGGCTCTATCTGCTGGCCGGGGCAGAGGGGCTTTGGATCTGGCTTGGGTTCTCTTTTCTGGGTGGTATGATCGGGGTGTTCCTCGTCTATTTGCAGCATAATTTCGAGGATACCTATTGGGACCGGCGTCCCGATCTCGATCCGCGCGATGCGGCCTTGCAGGGATCGTCCTGCCTGGATTTCGGGTGGTTTTTCGATTTTGCCGTGGCCAATATCACCCTGCACGACATCCACCATTATAACGCGCGCATCCCGTGTTATCGGCTGCGCCAGTGCCATCACAATATGCCCGAACATATGTCGCTGCGTCGGATCAAGTTTCGCGAGGCGATCCGCGCGCTTGGTCTGAAGCTCTGGGATGAGAAGCAAAAACGTCTGGTACCTTTCCCGAGCTGAGAAAAGGCCGCAAGGTTGCTGCGCACAATCCGTACGCATGAGAGGTTGGACAGATCGTCGAACCCGGTGCTACGCTCGCGATGTGATTGACTTCAGGCAGGTGTGAGGAACGAGGAACGCATGACCCCAATTTTGAGACTCCCAGGCGTCGGGCCGGCATTGGCGAAGGCTTTGCAGGATCACGGTATTCGCAGTGTCGAAGATGTCGCTGCACGATCCGAAGCCGAGTTGACGGCGGTGCCCCGGCTGGGGGTTGCGCGCGCTCAACGCCTGAAAGCCGCTGCGCAAGACATGACCAAGGCAGCTGCAGAACCTGCGGCTCCACGTGCGGCCAAATCTACGGCGCGTGCCAAAGCCCCAGCCAAGCCCCGCACGGCCCGCGTTAAACCGGCCAAACTCAAGGCGGTGGAGGCCGCAAAGGATGCGGCGCAGTCTGCGGCCAAGGCCGTAAAGGCAGGCGTGAACGCTTCTGAGGAAGAGACCCGCGAAAGCCTGCAAAGTGCGGTCGCGGCGGCAGAGGCCGCACGTCTGGCGGCGGAAGAAAAAGCGGCCAAGGCTGAGGCCAAGGCGGCCAAAGCTGCCAAGAAGGCCAAGGCGCTGATGGCCCAGTTTGCTGAGGCCAAGGAAAAAGCCTCCTCCAAAGCCGCCAAGGAAAAGACCAAAGCCAAGAAGGAAATCGCCAAGGAGAAAGCCAAGGCGAAGAAAATCCTCAAGGAGCAATCGGACGAAAAACCAAAGAAGAGCAAAAAAGCCAAGAAAAAGAAGAAGAAGGACAAATAGACTTTGTGGCTTAGGGCCTTTGAGTGAAAAAACCGGTGCGATGTGGCACCGGTTTTTCTGTTTTAACGCTCTGTTGCGATGGGCTGGGGGACACCCCTCGGCCCGGCAGGCGGTTTAGATCAGGCCAGTTGGCCCTCTGCGGTCAAGGTCAACTTGCCGCCAAGATAAGGCGCAAGCGCGTCGGGCAGTTTTACCGACCCATCCGCCTGCTGGCCGTTTTCGAGCACCGCAATGAGACAGCGCCCCACCGCAAGACCGGAGCCATTGAGCGTGTGCAGGAACTCCGGCTTGCCCCCATCTGCGGGCTTGAAGCGCGCGTTCATGCGGCGGGCCTGAAAGTCGCCTGTGGTCGAAACCGAAGAAATCTCACGATAGGTGTTTTGCCCCGGCACCCAGGCCTCGATGTCATAGGTGCGACGCGCGCCAAAGCCCATGTCGCCGGTGCAGAGCACGACGGTGCGATAGGGAATGCCGAGCTTTTCCAGAATGCCCTCGGCGCATCCCAACATGCGCTTTTGCTCCTCGTCGGAGGTCTCGGGATGCACGATCGACACCATTTCGACCTTCTCGAACTGATGCTGGCGCAGCATGCCCGAGGTGTCCTTGCCTGCCGAGCCTGCCTCCGAGCGGAAACACAGCGTATGCGCGGTGTAGCGGATCGGCAGCGCTGCCTCGTCGATGACGTCTCCGGCCACCGAATAGGTCAGCGGCACCTCGGAGGTGGGCACCAGCCACCAGCCATTGGTGGTCTGATAGCTGTCCTCGCCGAATTTCGGCAGCTTGTCGGTGCCATACATGGCCTCATCCCGCACCAGCACGGGCGAGTTCACCTCGGTGAGGCCGTTTTCGTCGACATGGGTGTCGACCATGAACTGCGCCAGTGCGCGGTGGATCCGTGCGACAGCGCCTTTCAGCACCACAAAGCGCGAGCCAGAAATCTTGGCGGCGGTTTCAAAGTCCATCGCCTTGGCGACACCGGCGATCT
This window contains:
- the serS gene encoding serine--tRNA ligase, whose product is MHDIRAIRENPAAFDAALARRGDSALSSQVLELDEARRAKILAAETAQADQNKAAKAIGAAKAKGDEAEFERLRAEVADKKAEVAAMQAEAKELDAKLTDMLARIPNSPAEDVPDGADEDDNVEVKRWGDVPAFDFDPKEHFEIAGVAKAMDFETAAKISGSRFVVLKGAVARIHRALAQFMVDTHVDENGLTEVNSPVLVRDEAMYGTDKLPKFGEDSYQTTNGWWLVPTSEVPLTYSVAGDVIDEAALPIRYTAHTLCFRSEAGSAGKDTSGMLRQHQFEKVEMVSIVHPETSDEEQKRMLGCAEGILEKLGIPYRTVVLCTGDMGFGARRTYDIEAWVPGQNTYREISSVSTTGDFQARRMNARFKPADGGKPEFLHTLNGSGLAVGRCLIAVLENGQQADGSVKLPDALAPYLGGKLTLTAEGQLA
- a CDS encoding fatty acid desaturase, producing MDLRAYTRQYTKKDNRLAALNYFGTFVVYFTSLYLAITYSNLWFVMWPAGIVFAFSAVRLYVLQHDTGHHSLFETRAQNEFAGHVLSPFTFAPFEVMKQNHNLHHANVGNLEHRETGEIHTMTVEEWNRAGFLERVLYRLYRNPFVLVPLGAAFTYFVRYRWPKNTVEFGVFPVLLHNIAIIALLYGLYLLAGAEGLWIWLGFSFLGGMIGVFLVYLQHNFEDTYWDRRPDLDPRDAALQGSSCLDFGWFFDFAVANITLHDIHHYNARIPCYRLRQCHHNMPEHMSLRRIKFREAIRALGLKLWDEKQKRLVPFPS
- a CDS encoding helix-hairpin-helix domain-containing protein; translation: MTPILRLPGVGPALAKALQDHGIRSVEDVAARSEAELTAVPRLGVARAQRLKAAAQDMTKAAAEPAAPRAAKSTARAKAPAKPRTARVKPAKLKAVEAAKDAAQSAAKAVKAGVNASEEETRESLQSAVAAAEAARLAAEEKAAKAEAKAAKAAKKAKALMAQFAEAKEKASSKAAKEKTKAKKEIAKEKAKAKKILKEQSDEKPKKSKKAKKKKKKDK